In Candidatus Cloacimonadota bacterium, the following are encoded in one genomic region:
- a CDS encoding deoxyribonuclease IV: MNLGAHISIANGIELIFERAKQVTANAIQIFVTNQNQWSTRQPKPQELESFFQLREEYKPFSIMAHSRYLINLCSNDPEKEEKSIRAFYEELQLCELFKIPYLVIHPGSYLDQTEEWGLNRIISNIDLTIDRFKDLKTVILLETTAGQGTNLGYKFEQLAYLMKNSRFQENLAVCFDTCHTFAAGYDLKDKYDVVFTEFENAIGIDKLKAFHLNDTKKGLAARVDRHEHIGKGELGLEPFRKLMNDNRFKKIPMILETPKGDNDEMDIVNLQTLRSLRTGV; encoded by the coding sequence ATGAATTTAGGTGCCCATATCTCGATCGCCAATGGTATTGAATTGATCTTTGAAAGAGCCAAGCAGGTAACTGCCAATGCTATTCAGATCTTCGTTACCAACCAGAACCAATGGTCAACGAGACAACCCAAACCACAAGAGTTAGAGAGTTTTTTTCAATTAAGAGAAGAATATAAACCATTCAGCATTATGGCTCATAGCCGATATTTGATCAATCTCTGCAGCAATGACCCGGAGAAGGAAGAGAAATCGATCAGAGCTTTTTATGAAGAACTGCAGTTATGCGAGCTTTTTAAAATACCTTATCTGGTCATCCACCCCGGTTCATATCTTGATCAAACAGAAGAATGGGGGTTAAACAGGATCATCTCCAACATTGATCTGACAATAGACAGGTTTAAAGACCTGAAAACAGTCATACTTCTCGAAACAACCGCGGGACAGGGAACCAACCTCGGATACAAATTCGAGCAGCTGGCCTATCTGATGAAGAATTCCAGGTTTCAAGAAAATCTGGCTGTCTGCTTCGATACCTGTCATACCTTTGCAGCAGGTTATGATTTAAAAGACAAATATGACGTAGTATTCACTGAATTTGAAAATGCTATCGGTATAGATAAACTAAAGGCATTCCATCTCAATGATACCAAAAAAGGATTAGCAGCAAGAGTTGACCGTCATGAGCATATTGGAAAAGGGGAGTTGGGTTTGGAACCGTTCAGAAAATTGATGAATGACAATAGATTCAAGAAAATACCAATGATCCTGGAGACTCCCAAAGGTGATAATGACGAGATGGATATTGTTAATCTGCAAACACTCAGATCTCTTAGAACAGGGGTATAG
- a CDS encoding nitroreductase family protein → MFKDLVIANRSYRRFYQDYNISADLLIELIDNARLSASAANLQPLRYIIVSEKEANERIFSCLRWAGYLPDWEGPEEGEKPSAYIVMLGDKEFPKFHHFDGGIAAQTILLGAVDKGLGGCIFASVDKERLQQEINIPSNMEIIVVIALGKPKEHIIIETAETSGNIKYWRDKDQIHHVPKRKLADILIEVIS, encoded by the coding sequence ATGTTTAAGGATCTCGTTATAGCGAACCGTAGTTATCGTCGTTTTTATCAAGATTACAATATATCTGCAGATCTATTAATCGAATTGATTGATAATGCCAGATTGTCTGCATCTGCCGCCAATTTACAACCTTTGAGATATATCATCGTTAGTGAGAAGGAGGCAAATGAGCGGATCTTTTCCTGTTTACGTTGGGCAGGATATTTGCCAGATTGGGAAGGTCCGGAAGAGGGTGAAAAGCCATCTGCCTATATTGTTATGCTCGGTGACAAGGAATTTCCCAAATTTCATCATTTTGACGGTGGAATAGCAGCTCAAACTATACTTTTAGGTGCTGTTGATAAGGGTTTAGGTGGTTGTATTTTTGCCTCAGTCGATAAGGAGAGGTTACAGCAGGAGATCAATATTCCGTCAAACATGGAAATAATAGTTGTTATTGCTTTAGGCAAACCAAAAGAACACATAATAATAGAAACAGCAGAAACTTCGGGAAATATCAAGTATTGGCGTGATAAGGATCAGATCCATCATGTCCCGAAACGTAAATTAGCTGATATCCTAATAGAAGTTATCTCGTAG
- a CDS encoding DEAD/DEAH box helicase, producing the protein MAKLFSKEYHELSNTWYFKSKLLPLLEGDLHYQAVKNEQGQLIIRFYADPEKKKYMPEELVLKYDPAKEEIVEHACLSCPDNESCNHYLTILDYAYRYLTTSAKTKDQSAKNSVGTLQIDNELVVYSNRFLAYNTYWQLKTLNGKILIEDIYNEESDKIRFHFSGYEDVDLRLIALFSTNKLLFDTIKKRQKTAGIKSRQADKMDNKLLKEQTSAFNDSELALLHLLQNIKCSYSNKYKYFTIYKEDFIKVFPFLKDLQSKVMIKETGEQLIFSDEVLPLTLRINKSRDSFYTIKVAPGIFYSNFYMGNEIYIFVENVVYKVQLPFYKEISYQIFRGGYQFPEQDLVYFASIVAKQTGLSKCYLDIAEDIDIPPYNSTSPQVNLKLIKDKNDIVLSGYLLYSNVKKLPFRSILYSSELVAFTDDKGVQEWFYIPFDTRQEIQKFLHLLPTPQRDLMADSSQLVYSANISKDRLKKVLYEKLPAAWSLDLDDALKKEFIYRVDLKPIVSVNRTDKIDWFEYQVFYKYQEITFTHEELSRFFKGKEKYMKLADDRLVFFSDKENFTRIDTFLSNARKQTKQANYLSNYNLSYLYVLSKVNDTIRLEGETYLDKMFGDLLRRHSEEPVEVPRALFNIMRSYQKTGFYWLKMLQQYHLGGLLADDMGLGKTLQSLAILSDYHEQPNQQRKISLVVCPKTLLFNWAMEIEKFHPNLTYIIYEGSKLERVKLLDNNSSDIIIVSYSLVQMDIEHFNRQSYAYIILDEAQHIKNPLTLRSKAVKKLQGEYRLALTGTPIENNLIDLWSIFDFLLPGYLLPLRSFRKEFIDDNGDTAEKNDQLTQIISPFILRRKKSEVLLELPDKQEQYFYNKMTPLQERTYLKILALAKEKISFQKDKELKTDYINILTALIRLRQICNHPGLIDDELLKKINVSGKMELLLELIQDAVENRRKILVFSQFASMLKLISEKLEEKGLIYEYMDGKTVNRQERIEHFTNNEQVRIFLLTLKVGGLGLNLTAADTVIIVDPWWNPMSEDQSIDRVYRIGQTKKVLVYKIITKGTVEEKILLLQEQKKHLFSSVIEGSQSLIKKLSPADIRNLFEYHQ; encoded by the coding sequence ATGGCGAAGTTGTTCAGTAAAGAATATCATGAGTTATCTAATACTTGGTATTTCAAGAGTAAGCTCTTACCATTATTGGAAGGTGATCTACATTATCAAGCTGTAAAGAATGAACAAGGTCAACTAATTATAAGGTTTTATGCAGATCCGGAAAAGAAGAAGTATATGCCGGAAGAGCTGGTACTAAAATATGATCCTGCCAAGGAAGAGATCGTTGAACATGCCTGCCTCAGTTGTCCTGATAATGAAAGCTGTAATCATTATTTGACGATTCTAGATTATGCTTATCGATACCTTACAACTTCGGCAAAAACCAAAGATCAAAGCGCAAAAAATTCTGTAGGTACTCTTCAGATCGATAATGAATTAGTTGTTTACAGCAACAGATTTCTAGCTTACAATACTTATTGGCAATTAAAGACACTAAATGGTAAGATACTGATCGAAGATATCTATAATGAAGAATCGGATAAGATCAGATTTCATTTCTCCGGGTACGAAGATGTTGATCTCCGATTGATCGCTCTTTTCAGCACTAATAAGTTGCTCTTCGATACAATTAAGAAAAGGCAGAAAACAGCTGGTATTAAGTCCAGGCAAGCTGACAAAATGGATAACAAGTTGCTTAAAGAACAAACATCTGCTTTTAATGACAGCGAATTGGCTCTTCTGCATCTACTCCAAAATATCAAATGCTCTTACAGCAACAAATACAAATACTTTACTATCTATAAAGAGGACTTTATCAAGGTGTTCCCTTTTCTGAAAGATCTGCAGTCTAAGGTAATGATCAAAGAGACTGGAGAACAATTAATCTTTTCTGATGAAGTACTCCCTCTGACTTTACGGATCAATAAAAGCCGGGATTCATTTTATACGATCAAAGTAGCTCCTGGTATCTTTTACTCGAATTTCTATATGGGTAACGAGATCTACATTTTTGTCGAAAATGTTGTCTATAAAGTGCAACTCCCTTTTTATAAGGAGATCTCCTATCAGATTTTCAGAGGTGGTTATCAGTTTCCCGAACAGGATCTGGTTTACTTCGCTTCTATAGTCGCTAAACAGACCGGGTTGAGCAAATGCTATCTAGATATAGCTGAAGATATTGATATCCCACCATATAATTCCACTTCACCACAGGTAAACCTAAAACTGATCAAGGATAAAAATGATATAGTCCTGAGTGGGTATCTCCTCTATTCAAACGTTAAGAAACTCCCCTTTAGATCGATACTATATAGTTCTGAATTAGTCGCTTTCACTGATGATAAGGGTGTTCAAGAATGGTTTTACATTCCTTTCGATACTCGTCAGGAGATTCAGAAATTTCTCCATCTTTTACCCACACCACAAAGAGACCTTATGGCGGATAGTTCGCAGTTGGTCTACTCTGCTAATATCAGTAAAGACCGCCTGAAAAAGGTCCTCTACGAAAAGCTACCTGCTGCTTGGAGCTTAGATTTAGACGATGCCTTGAAAAAGGAATTCATCTACCGAGTGGATCTCAAACCGATCGTATCTGTTAATAGAACTGATAAGATCGATTGGTTTGAGTATCAGGTTTTTTATAAATACCAAGAAATTACTTTTACTCATGAAGAATTGAGCCGCTTTTTCAAAGGAAAGGAAAAATATATGAAATTAGCTGATGACCGGCTTGTCTTTTTCAGCGATAAAGAGAATTTTACACGAATTGACACCTTCCTCAGTAATGCCCGTAAACAAACGAAACAAGCAAACTATCTCTCTAATTACAATCTTTCCTATCTTTATGTATTGTCTAAAGTAAACGACACTATCAGATTAGAGGGCGAGACCTATCTGGACAAAATGTTTGGAGATCTGTTGAGAAGACATTCTGAAGAACCTGTAGAAGTACCGAGAGCGCTCTTCAATATTATGCGAAGTTATCAGAAGACCGGATTTTATTGGCTGAAGATGCTGCAACAATATCATCTAGGTGGGTTATTAGCTGATGACATGGGATTGGGAAAAACTCTGCAATCGTTGGCTATCCTTTCAGACTATCATGAACAACCCAATCAACAAAGAAAGATATCTCTTGTGGTATGCCCCAAAACTCTTTTATTCAACTGGGCAATGGAGATCGAGAAATTTCATCCCAATCTGACTTATATCATCTATGAAGGTTCCAAACTAGAGAGGGTTAAATTGTTAGATAACAACTCCAGTGATATAATCATTGTTTCCTATTCATTGGTTCAGATGGATATTGAACATTTTAATCGGCAGAGTTATGCCTACATTATTCTCGACGAAGCGCAGCATATTAAGAATCCACTCACTCTCCGCAGCAAAGCAGTTAAAAAACTACAGGGGGAATATCGTCTGGCTCTCACGGGTACTCCTATAGAGAACAATTTGATAGATCTCTGGTCTATTTTCGATTTTCTTCTCCCCGGTTATCTGCTCCCCTTACGATCTTTCCGCAAAGAATTTATCGATGATAATGGTGATACTGCCGAGAAAAATGATCAGTTAACCCAGATCATCTCCCCTTTTATCCTGAGAAGAAAGAAAAGCGAAGTTCTCTTGGAACTACCCGATAAGCAGGAACAATATTTCTATAATAAGATGACACCTCTGCAGGAAAGAACATACTTAAAGATACTTGCTCTGGCGAAAGAAAAGATCTCGTTTCAGAAAGATAAAGAGTTAAAGACAGATTATATCAATATTCTGACTGCCCTCATTCGCTTAAGGCAGATTTGCAATCATCCCGGCCTGATAGACGATGAGTTATTGAAGAAAATAAATGTTTCAGGCAAGATGGAGCTGCTGTTGGAATTAATACAGGACGCTGTTGAGAATAGAAGGAAAATTCTTGTCTTCAGTCAATTTGCTTCGATGCTCAAATTGATCTCAGAAAAGCTGGAAGAAAAAGGTTTGATCTATGAGTACATGGACGGCAAAACTGTTAACCGACAGGAAAGAATTGAGCATTTTACTAATAATGAACAGGTCAGGATCTTTCTTCTCACCCTCAAAGTCGGTGGTCTCGGATTAAACCTGACCGCTGCAGATACGGTTATCATAGTTGATCCTTGGTGGAACCCCATGAGTGAAGATCAGTCCATAGATCGAGTCTACCGCATAGGTCAAACCAAGAAAGTCCTCGTTTATAAAATTATTACGAAAGGAACTGTGGAAGAAAAGATCCTGCTCCTGCAGGAGCAAAAAAAGCACCTCTTCAGCAGTGTTATTGAAGGAAGCCAATCTTTGATCAAGAAATTGTCTCCTGCTGATATCCGCAACCTCTTTGAATATCACCAATAA
- the cls gene encoding cardiolipin synthase, with protein sequence MPIKKIVILFIIIVLLVFYYLYLEENLGKKELIASIINVIWGITIFTVIIVLIMENRSPSKTLAWILLLVFLPIVGFIMYLIFGRNFRKKKIYAHKEYSDYEKLRKIDEINLDHPYNTTAESMKEPAIALITKLLENNNKAFLTYKNRLDVYTDGEQAINAIFEAIEGAKESVHLEFFIIKSDETGEKLKDLLLKKAAEKVQVRLLYDSVGSWNISGKYIRLLEKGGIKTAGFTPVDFPFISSKWNYRNHRKITIVDGKTGFLGGINIADRYMHKDKYYGFWRDTQLKIEGEAVHSLQAIFNNDWSFTTGENLLNDNYFREQHIDDTNPVQIITSGPDSDWESIMQGYFAMITLATTEINIVTPYLILNESMLTAIKVSALSGVRVRLIVPCKPDHHLVFWAARSYFQELMETGVEIYEYQNGFIHSKYITVDGIFSSIGSANMDIRSFLHNLEVNAFLFSKELTNRLNYVFEEDLQNSTKIKLEEYMKRNYLNRAKESFNRLFSPLL encoded by the coding sequence ATGCCGATCAAGAAAATAGTAATACTCTTTATCATCATAGTTTTACTTGTTTTCTACTATCTCTATTTAGAAGAAAATCTGGGGAAAAAAGAGCTCATCGCCTCGATAATCAATGTCATCTGGGGTATAACGATCTTCACAGTCATCATCGTCTTGATCATGGAGAACCGTAGTCCTTCCAAGACCCTCGCCTGGATATTACTGCTCGTCTTCTTACCGATAGTAGGGTTTATAATGTATCTGATCTTTGGAAGAAACTTCCGCAAGAAAAAGATCTATGCTCATAAAGAATATAGTGATTATGAAAAGTTAAGAAAGATAGACGAAATTAATCTCGATCATCCTTATAACACAACTGCAGAAAGTATGAAAGAACCTGCAATAGCTCTGATCACAAAGCTATTGGAGAATAATAATAAGGCATTTCTAACTTATAAGAACAGATTAGATGTCTATACTGACGGTGAACAGGCAATCAATGCTATTTTCGAGGCAATAGAGGGAGCAAAAGAGAGTGTTCATTTGGAATTTTTCATCATTAAAAGTGACGAAACCGGAGAAAAACTAAAAGACTTGCTCTTAAAAAAAGCTGCTGAAAAAGTTCAGGTTCGTTTGCTTTATGATTCTGTCGGGAGCTGGAATATCAGTGGTAAATATATTCGCCTCTTAGAGAAAGGTGGTATAAAAACAGCTGGCTTCACCCCTGTTGATTTCCCCTTTATTAGCAGTAAATGGAACTACCGAAACCACAGGAAAATTACAATCGTTGATGGTAAGACAGGTTTTCTCGGGGGGATTAATATTGCAGACAGATATATGCATAAAGACAAATATTACGGCTTCTGGCGCGATACACAGTTGAAGATAGAAGGAGAAGCAGTTCATTCTCTCCAGGCGATATTTAACAATGACTGGTCGTTCACTACCGGTGAAAATCTCTTGAATGACAATTATTTCCGAGAACAACATATCGATGACACCAATCCCGTGCAGATTATAACAAGTGGTCCTGACTCCGACTGGGAAAGCATTATGCAAGGTTATTTTGCTATGATTACCTTAGCTACTACAGAGATAAATATTGTCACTCCCTATCTGATACTCAATGAAAGTATGTTAACCGCGATCAAGGTATCTGCTCTCAGTGGTGTCAGAGTACGGCTCATTGTCCCCTGTAAGCCAGATCATCATCTGGTTTTTTGGGCTGCCCGTTCTTATTTCCAAGAACTGATGGAAACTGGAGTAGAGATCTATGAATACCAAAATGGGTTTATTCACTCTAAATATATCACAGTTGACGGTATCTTTTCATCTATCGGTTCAGCCAATATGGATATACGCAGTTTTTTACATAACCTGGAGGTTAATGCCTTCTTGTTCAGCAAAGAGCTAACTAATAGATTAAACTATGTTTTTGAAGAAGACCTGCAAAACAGTACCAAAATAAAATTAGAAGAATATATGAAGAGAAACTATCTTAATCGCGCTAAAGAATCATTTAACCGCCTATTTTCACCATTATTATAG
- a CDS encoding inositol monophosphatase — MTRWILLICKHSDLLEQGYSPLSELHLKTRKIILTAGKMLKETIGDSDKISVRTKSTDSDLVTQLDTEIENFLKEELSRILPGSVFLAEETDPKLKDTEKLWIIDPIDGTTNFVHGFPFVAISVALQISGELTHGFVYNPFMNEFFAATRNEGSFLNGKCIRVSKVQRLSEALLATGFAYNFKTASENNIRFFEHFQSKCHGIRRPGSAALDLCYVAKGVFDGFWEWYLNPWDVAAGILIVEEAGGKITDLYGIDHLFTSDNILVTNSALHNQMLQEFNELLIK, encoded by the coding sequence ATGACGAGATGGATATTGTTAATCTGCAAACACTCAGATCTCTTAGAACAGGGGTATAGTCCATTGTCAGAACTCCATCTTAAAACCCGAAAGATTATCCTTACAGCCGGCAAAATGCTCAAAGAGACGATTGGCGACAGTGATAAAATCTCTGTCCGGACTAAATCTACCGATTCTGATCTGGTCACTCAACTCGATACAGAAATAGAAAATTTTTTAAAGGAAGAGCTTAGTCGTATCTTACCGGGCTCTGTTTTTTTAGCTGAAGAGACCGATCCGAAACTTAAAGATACCGAGAAACTATGGATTATTGATCCGATAGACGGCACGACCAATTTTGTACACGGTTTCCCTTTTGTTGCCATTTCTGTTGCTTTACAGATCTCAGGAGAGTTAACCCACGGCTTTGTCTATAACCCCTTTATGAATGAATTCTTCGCAGCAACAAGAAATGAAGGTTCTTTCTTAAACGGTAAATGCATAAGGGTTTCAAAAGTTCAAAGACTCTCCGAAGCTCTTTTGGCTACCGGTTTTGCCTATAACTTCAAGACTGCTTCCGAAAACAACATCCGATTTTTTGAACATTTCCAGAGCAAATGCCATGGCATTAGGAGACCCGGTAGTGCCGCTCTTGATCTCTGCTACGTAGCTAAAGGTGTCTTCGATGGTTTCTGGGAATGGTATCTTAACCCCTGGGATGTTGCTGCCGGTATATTGATAGTCGAGGAGGCTGGTGGTAAAATTACCGATTTGTACGGAATAGATCACCTATTTACTTCTGACAACATTCTGGTCACTAATTCAGCCCTGCACAATCAAATGCTTCAGGAATTTAATGAACTTTTGATCAAATAA
- a CDS encoding histidinol-phosphate aminotransferase family protein — protein MYLYRKDLEEKEAVKVEVPRKRIMMSLNESSLNPLGVIKEAFISNLGSVSLNRYLSDISNKLSEMLLEYIGYNIDADQILMGNGADQMLYYLFLAVRDNADNFALSLAPSYFDYKSYCSAVGLGFKTHELNRDFDFSPDEYLKSADDPNCRLIIICYPNNPTGNLFDEKKIIHILKKAKVPVLIDETYFEFSGKTFVNHLSDFKNLIIVRSFSKSFSVAGLRFGYMISSAKNIKEIGKVFTAFNLSLLIQTFAYTLLENKDKFLEHTKRVIKLRQILYNNLASIKGITVYPSETNFLIFTMGIDTMELFDYLSKQDVSVRSMHKLPLLANHLRVSISSESDNQYFVDAVKEFMRSRSKE, from the coding sequence ATGTATCTATACCGTAAAGATCTGGAAGAGAAAGAAGCGGTAAAAGTAGAAGTTCCTCGCAAAAGAATAATGATGTCTCTCAACGAGAGTTCACTCAATCCGCTCGGAGTCATCAAAGAGGCTTTTATCAGCAATCTTGGTTCGGTCTCTCTTAACCGCTACCTCAGTGATATAAGCAATAAGCTGTCCGAAATGCTGCTCGAATATATCGGATATAATATTGATGCGGATCAGATCTTGATGGGTAATGGTGCTGATCAGATGTTGTATTATCTATTTCTGGCAGTACGAGACAATGCCGATAATTTTGCTCTCTCTTTAGCCCCCTCATATTTCGATTATAAAAGCTATTGCTCTGCTGTCGGACTCGGTTTTAAAACCCACGAACTCAACAGGGATTTTGATTTCTCGCCGGATGAATATCTAAAAAGTGCCGATGACCCTAATTGCCGTCTGATCATTATCTGCTATCCCAATAATCCAACAGGTAATCTCTTCGACGAGAAGAAAATTATCCATATCCTGAAAAAAGCCAAGGTCCCAGTATTGATCGATGAGACCTACTTCGAATTCAGCGGTAAGACATTTGTCAATCATCTATCTGACTTTAAGAATCTGATCATAGTCCGTTCTTTTTCTAAGTCATTCTCTGTTGCCGGTTTAAGATTCGGCTATATGATCTCCTCAGCAAAAAACATTAAAGAAATAGGCAAGGTATTCACAGCTTTTAACTTGAGTTTACTCATTCAAACATTCGCCTATACACTACTGGAAAACAAGGATAAATTTCTCGAACATACTAAACGTGTGATCAAGTTAAGACAAATTCTCTATAACAACCTGGCATCAATTAAAGGAATTACTGTCTATCCTTCAGAGACAAATTTCCTGATCTTTACTATGGGCATAGATACCATGGAATTGTTTGACTATCTAAGCAAGCAGGATGTCTCAGTACGCAGCATGCATAAACTCCCCTTATTAGCGAATCATCTGCGGGTTTCTATCAGTTCTGAATCCGATAATCAGTATTTTGTCGATGCAGTAAAAGAATTCATGAGATCAAGGAGCAAAGAATGA